GTTAGAAAGCCTCTACGAAGAAAGAGCGTCCCATGTTGAAGTGATCAAAAGGCAGGTTGAGGAGTATCGAAAAGAAATGGGGGGCTCTAATCTTGACTTTGAAAAGGCGATGACCTATCGTGAGCTTTATGATAGCGCCAAGATCCATCTTGATAGGGATATTGAAGCGCTTGAAAATCTTGAAGAAAAACTAGTCTAGTATCGACTATTGAAACAGATCAGTGCATTTGACCTTGACCACACGTTGGTCCGCTCGAACTCCAGCCTCCTCTTTTATCGCTATTTGATATCGAGAGGGTTTTATCGCCCCATCTCACTTATTGGGACGATGCTCTACTCTGTCCGTCATTATTTTCTTAATTTAAGCCTGACGGAACTGCACCAGAAAGTATTCGAGAAATTTTTAAAGGGGGCGCCCCTTCAACTCGTGCAAGATGAGGTGACTGCGTTTTTGAAAAAGGACTTTTATCGTTTCCTCTATTTACCTACCTTCAATCGTTTACGCCGTGCACAGCACGAGGGACATTATACTGTAATCTTGTCGAATGGTCCTTCTTTTGTTGTAGGACCCATTGCTGAGTATTTAGGAGTTAATGAATGGTATTCTTCGAACTATAGCGTGGATGAAAAGGGAAATTTCAGTTCCATTGAATCAATTCTTCTTGGAGA
The window above is part of the Candidatus Neptunochlamydia sp. REUL1 genome. Proteins encoded here:
- a CDS encoding HAD family hydrolase; its protein translation is MKQISAFDLDHTLVRSNSSLLFYRYLISRGFYRPISLIGTMLYSVRHYFLNLSLTELHQKVFEKFLKGAPLQLVQDEVTAFLKKDFYRFLYLPTFNRLRRAQHEGHYTVILSNGPSFVVGPIAEYLGVNEWYSSNYSVDEKGNFSSIESILLGDGKAVCMERLTQRLKTSSAKVTAYSDSDLDLPFLESAGSPVAVNPNSKLLKVSKEHSWEII